The genomic interval TCGATGATCTCGTAGAGGCGCTCGAACTGTTCGTCGGAGAGGTCCTCGACAGGGACGTTGTAGTCGATGTCCGCCCGCGTACACAGCTCCTCGCCGTAGAGCCCACCGAAGTTGAGCTGGGTCGCCAGCGTCCGCACGAGGTCCGCGTCCGAGGACTCGATGCGGGCGACGAACTGGTCGTAGTCGACCGTCAGGGGGTTGAACCGCGCCGACGGGAACTCGTAGGGTGCGCCCGGTGCGACGGTCCGGGACTTCAGCCGGACCGTCTCCAGACAGTCGACCACGTCGCCGTGTTCGTCCAGCACGACGACGTTCCCGTCGCCGAACAGCTCCGCGACCAGCGTCGTGGAGCCGTCCTCGCGGTCGAACTCCAGTTCGAGGATGCGGTCGAACTCGAACTGCTCGACGCGGACCAGATCGGCTCCCGACAGGCGGTTTCGCAACATCATCGCGAAGTCGGGCGGCCGGCCGGGGGCGTCCGGGACGTGTTCTGGGGCGGCGACGTGGGCGCGCATCACGTCGCCGAGTTCGATGACGAACTCCACCCGTCCGCGGTCGAAGTCACGCAGTTTCAGTCTGACCAGGTCGTCGTCGGTGTAGAGGTAGGCCTTGTCGAGTTTCGCGCCGGTGTAGTCGGCGAGTTCGCCCGACAGCGCCGCGAGGTCGACGCTGGTCATCTCGCGTTTCGTGTCCATGTCCGTGGCTGTCGGCGGCCACGCAAATGACTGTCGGGACTCCGACGCTCGAAACCGATTAGCTGCTTCGCTCCGACCCGAGTGTATGGACGAGTCCTCGTCGCCGACAGTCGGCCGCCGGCGGTTCCTCGGTGCGCTCTCGGCCGCCGTCGGCAGCGGGGTGGCTGGCTGTCCGGGAACCGTGGGGGAGACCGAGCGCTCGGGCGGGACCGACCTGACGCCGGCACCGGTCCCCACGATTGAGGCGGGCGCGGACGTGCTCCCCGGTCTGTCCGCGCTTCCCTGCCCCCGGTTCCCGGGCGGAGCGGTCGTCGGGAACCGGGTCTGTGCGACGGCGCCTGACGACCCGCTCGCGCTCGTCGCGTACGATCGGCGGGCGGGGCTCCCGACCGCGACGTTGCGGTTCCAGTTCCGCAACAGTGGACCGGAACCACTCTCCGGGCTCTCCCCGCCCTGGTCGCTCCAGAAGTTCGTCGACGGGGAGTGGCACGTCGTCCGGCCGCTCCGAATCAGGTCGGGAACCGACAGCGCCGCGACGGGGGCCGCCGACCGGCGGACCTGGAGCCTCGCGGTCGACAACGGGGCGACCCGACGGCTCGACCCCCGGCGGGACCGGGGCGTGGAACTCGACGGCGACGTGACCCGGCTCCCGCTCGCGGGACTGGGCGGCGGCCTGTACGCCTTCGTCGTGGCCGGCTGGCTCGGCGAGGTGGTCCGGGAGCGACCGACAGCCGTGGGCGCTCGGTTCCGCCTCGACGGGCCGGCGCTGGAACTCACCCCGACGGCCGACGTGGAGCGGACCGACCCCGGTGGACCGGCCGTCGTCCTCGAAGCCGACCCGGGACTCGGCGAGGCCGTCACGTACGGCCTCCAACCCGCGCTCGACTGGGAGGACGCGCCGACGCTGCCGGCCGAGGAAGCCGTCCTCAACCCCCCGTTACGCAACATGCTCGCGGCGTACTCGCCGAGCACGAACCGAGTCACGCTGCGGACGCGCCGACACCCGGCCTACCCCGTGCTGTCGGAGCGACTGTTCTCTTACCGGGGAACCGTGTTCTGGGTCGAACCCGATCCGGACGAGGGGTGAGCCATCCCGCGACGGGGGCCGGGAGACGGACCAGCGGTCCGGTTTAGAAGTCGGCCGCGATCACCTCGCCCGTCTCCAGCCCGCTTCGGATCGCCGTGTGGAGTCGGGCCTCGGCCGCGACCCAGTCGCCGGCGAAGTACAGATCGTGCGTGGCGGCGTCCGACAGCGCTGCGGTGTCGACCTGTTCCTCGGCCTGGGAGTACCGCCAGTGCTGATAGTCCGTCCAGTCCGGGTCGGTCAGGCGCTCGTCGTCGAGTAAGTGGGCGGTCCGCTCGGCCATCTCGGCGAGCATCTGTTCGGGGCGCTCGTCGTAGTTCGCGACCGACCACGGCTCGTTCATCTGGACCAGCAGGAGCGACTCACCGTCGGGCACGTGGCCGGCTTTGCACTCCTCGCGGGCGACCCAGCCGATGTCGTGGTCCTTGTCGGTGTTGACTACGGCGTACCACGGCCGGTCCAGTTCGAAGGGGTAGTGGAGCACGCCGGCGACGACCGTCCGATAGGGGACCGACGCGATAGCCTGCCTGAGTGTCCGGCGGTCGTCGTGCTCCCAGGCGGCCTGCCCCAGGATGTCGGCCGTCTGTGGCGCCGGCGGCGTCAGCAAGACGGCGTCGAACTCGCCGTGGTCGGTCCCCTCGGCGTCGACGATCTGCCACCCGTGATCGAGTCGTCGCAGCGTCTCGACGCGGACGCCGTTGTGGACCGTCGCGTCGGTGGCTCCGAACAGGCGTTTCGCCAGTTGCGTGATTCCCGCCTCGTACGTCCACTTGTGCTCGTCGGCGTCCCGTCCCTCGGTGATGTCGCCGTCCCGCTCGAAGGCGTAGATCGGGTCCTGCACGTCGATCAGCCCCTCCGTCGGAAGCCGTTCGGTGACCAGTTCGGTGACCCGGTCGTCGTCGGCTTTCAGGTAGTTGGCACCGTACTCGTAGGTACAGTCCTCGTTTCGCCGCGTGGCCGCGCGCCCACAGACGCCGCGGCTCTTCTCGAAGACAGTGACCTCGACAGGGGTGTCACGGAGTGTGTAGGTGGCCGCTGCGCCGGCCGCACCGGCACCGACCACAGCCAGCGTCGCCGTCATATCGGAACGAAAGGACGGCGCGAGTAAATAACTACGGCACCGTCGATCAGACCGACGCCGCCAACCGCCTGAGTGCGCCGCCGCCGTCGGTCGTCACGGGCGTGCCGTGTCCCATCGCCGCCACGTCGAACTCCGGGACCGTGCGGGCGAGGTCGCCGACGCTCTCGCGCAACTGCGCCATGTCGTAGGAGTCGCCCCAGAACGGCGTCGTCAGCCCGCCGTCCTCGCCCCAGACGAGGTCACCGAGAAACATCGTCGAGGTCGCGTCGTGGTGGTAGACGACGTGTC from Haloarcula pelagica carries:
- a CDS encoding NAD(P)/FAD-dependent oxidoreductase gives rise to the protein MTATLAVVGAGAAGAAATYTLRDTPVEVTVFEKSRGVCGRAATRRNEDCTYEYGANYLKADDDRVTELVTERLPTEGLIDVQDPIYAFERDGDITEGRDADEHKWTYEAGITQLAKRLFGATDATVHNGVRVETLRRLDHGWQIVDAEGTDHGEFDAVLLTPPAPQTADILGQAAWEHDDRRTLRQAIASVPYRTVVAGVLHYPFELDRPWYAVVNTDKDHDIGWVAREECKAGHVPDGESLLLVQMNEPWSVANYDERPEQMLAEMAERTAHLLDDERLTDPDWTDYQHWRYSQAEEQVDTAALSDAATHDLYFAGDWVAAEARLHTAIRSGLETGEVIAADF